A stretch of Porites lutea chromosome 5, jaPorLute2.1, whole genome shotgun sequence DNA encodes these proteins:
- the LOC140939140 gene encoding uncharacterized protein: protein MKDKYYLNGIENAACIDRIGAGNSLFVYSFDPAPNLQPIGCYNDSAKERALPVFYANARGNIDWFNMELTVNQCAQVASDMGYEYFAVQFYGECYSGRNAKESYAKYGNITEGCWEFDNQTGFAVGKEGANFVYQIRK from the exons ATGAAGGACAAATATTACCTCAATGGTATTGAAAATGCGGCGTGTATAGACAGGATTGGAGCGGGCAACAGTCTTTTTGTATATTCTTTTG ATCCAGCACCGAACCTTCAGCCCATTGGCTGTTATAACGATAGTGCGAAAGAACGAGCCTTGCCAGTGTTCTACGCTAACGCCCGAGGTAACATCGACTGGTTTAACATGGAATTAACAGTTAATCAGTGCGCACAAGTGGCCAGTGATATGGGCTACGAATACTTTGCCGTTCAGTTTTACGGCGAGTGCTACAGTGGTAGGAATGCTAAGGAAAGTTATGCCAAATATGGAAACATCACTGAGGGATGCTGGGAGTTTGATAATCAAACTGGATTTGCAGTAGGAAAAGAGGGGGCTAATTTCGTGTATCAGATCCGGAAGTAG